The genomic segment CTTTTTCAAACAGATCTAAGCTGGCACCGGCAGCAGCACACGCCACAGGGTTCCCTGTAAACGAATGGCCATGAAACAGTGCTTTAGATTTCTCATCCGACAAAAACATATTATAAATATCTTCTGTACATGAAGTCGCTCCCAGAGCCATTGTGCCTCCGGTAATTCCTTTAGACATACAAACGATATCTGGTTGATGCGCCATATATTCAGAAGCAAAATACTTTCCAGTTCTCCCAAAACCTACGAATACTTCATCGGCTATACAAATCACATTCTTCTCTCTACATAGCCTCATAAGCTCATTTAGAACCTCTGGTGAATACATTACCATCCCTGCAGCACCAAGTATTAGAGGCTCATAAATAAAAGCCGCTATACCATTATTTTTCAATGCAAGCCTTAACTGTTCAATAACATCCTCCTCTCTCCCAGGAACCGGAACTTCCAAATGCACTACATCAAACAAGAAAGGCACAAAGGGCGCAGTAAAGTGAGTTCTCCCACCTACAGACATCGCACCAAATGTATCGCCATGATAAGCTTGATCAAAACAAATTATTTTCGTTTTAGGCTTTTCTTGATTATGCCAATACTGAAAAGCCATTTTTATTGCGACCTCAACAGCAGTAGAACCATTATCACTGTAAAATATTTTTGATTGATTTGAAGGTAATAATCCTATTAGTCGAGCAGCAAGATCTGCCGCTTTATCGTGCGTAATACCAGTAAATATAGTATGCTCCAACTTTTTCAATTGCTGATAAACAACATCCGCTATATATGGATGTGCATGCCCGTGTGTAGTTACCCACCAAGATGAAATAGCATCTAAATATTTCTTGCCATCCTTATCTATCAAATAAGAGCCCTCTCCTTTCTCAATAACAATAGGATCTTCCGCCGTTTGCATCTGCGTAAAGGGATGCCAAACATGAGCTAAGTCTTTTTCTAACGTATCCATTATAAAACATTTACAAATTTGGCAGCACAATCTTCTACAACACCTTTATTTACATCAACCACATTCCCTATTCTTCCTAGCAATTCGACCCCTGTATACTTTAAGATATACTCCTCCGACTCTGCATTAGGCTCTCCATTAAATATTACCCCTTTAACTTTCAAGCCTTTTTCCTTTAGAACTTCAAAAGTTAGTAGCGTGTGATTAATGCTTCCTAAATAATTTCTAGAAACAACAATTACTTCTACATCTAGATATTTAATCAAATCTAATATCAGATCTCCGTTATCATTTATCGGAACCATCAAGCCACCAGCTCCCTCAATAATTAAATCATTCTCCGTTTCAGGAACTAAAAAAGACTCCAATTTAATGTCAATTCCATCAATTCTTGCCGCCGCATGAGGAGACATAGGTTGAGACAAAAGCACCCCTTCTGTATGAAATTTACTTTGCGTATTTGATACCAAACTTCGCACCAATTTACTATCCGAATTTTCTAAATCACCGGCTTGAATTGGTTTCCAATAATCTGCTTTTAACGCCTCCACTAAAATCGCAGACACAAATGTTTTTCCGACTTCGGTTCCATTTCCAGTTACAAAATATTTCTTCATACACTCAATTTAATGGCTTCAACCAACCCTCTAACTTCCTCTTCCGAATTAAATAAATGGATACAAATCCTAATACGCTCTTTTCCCTTTTTTACAGTCGGATATAGAATTGGCCTAACATCATAACCACGATCATTCACCCTTCCAGAAAGCCTCTTTACGCTATCATTTCCAGGCACAACCAAGCATTGAACCGGGGAAGAACTCTCTATCAAATCGAAATCAACACAGTCATGAAGTAATGATTTAAATAAACTTACTAACTTGCTGAGTTTAGATGAATTAAACCCAACTCCTGACAGGATGTCATAGGCGCTTTTTA from the Flavobacteriales bacterium genome contains:
- the bioA gene encoding adenosylmethionine--8-amino-7-oxononanoate transaminase, producing the protein MDTLEKDLAHVWHPFTQMQTAEDPIVIEKGEGSYLIDKDGKKYLDAISSWWVTTHGHAHPYIADVVYQQLKKLEHTIFTGITHDKAADLAARLIGLLPSNQSKIFYSDNGSTAVEVAIKMAFQYWHNQEKPKTKIICFDQAYHGDTFGAMSVGGRTHFTAPFVPFLFDVVHLEVPVPGREEDVIEQLRLALKNNGIAAFIYEPLILGAAGMVMYSPEVLNELMRLCREKNVICIADEVFVGFGRTGKYFASEYMAHQPDIVCMSKGITGGTMALGATSCTEDIYNMFLSDEKSKALFHGHSFTGNPVACAAAGASLDLFEK
- the bioD gene encoding dethiobiotin synthase, producing MKKYFVTGNGTEVGKTFVSAILVEALKADYWKPIQAGDLENSDSKLVRSLVSNTQSKFHTEGVLLSQPMSPHAAARIDGIDIKLESFLVPETENDLIIEGAGGLMVPINDNGDLILDLIKYLDVEVIVVSRNYLGSINHTLLTFEVLKEKGLKVKGVIFNGEPNAESEEYILKYTGVELLGRIGNVVDVNKGVVEDCAAKFVNVL